A window of Plantibacter sp. PA-3-X8 genomic DNA:
CGAGACGGTGACCGTCCCCGCTTCGAGATCCACGGCGACCCCGTCGACGCCGGAGAGCGCGGAGAGCTCGGTCGTGACGGCGGACACGCAGTGCGCGCAGGTCATACCGTCGACCCGGTAGGTGATGGTTGCGGTGGTTTCGGACATGCGTCCTCCTCAGTGGATCGGAGCCTTCACTATACC
This region includes:
- a CDS encoding heavy-metal-associated domain-containing protein — protein: MSETTATITYRVDGMTCAHCVSAVTTELSALSGVDGVAVDLEAGTVTVSGASSADEAAIGAGVQEAGYTLVGRRS